Proteins encoded in a region of the Pseudomonas sp. GOM7 genome:
- a CDS encoding RNA polymerase sigma factor, producing the protein MSESDLLERLLAGEQKAYRELVARYQGAMRAVAYAIVGSRHVDEVVQDAWLAVVRNLAGFQGRASLKTWLLTITANTAKTRLKQSRREVLLDDLPAPHGTVGDERFADDGHWLMAPHTWHQDSPDALLTEDELRQCLEHTLTSLSELQSSVLLLRERQGLELEAICNLLDISLSNVRVLLHRARLKVFATLEHFEETGQC; encoded by the coding sequence ATGTCCGAATCCGATCTGCTGGAGCGCCTGCTCGCTGGGGAGCAAAAGGCCTACCGCGAGCTGGTGGCTCGCTACCAGGGGGCGATGCGTGCGGTGGCTTATGCCATCGTCGGCAGCCGCCATGTCGACGAGGTGGTGCAGGATGCCTGGCTCGCCGTGGTGCGCAACCTGGCGGGCTTTCAGGGGCGCGCCAGCCTCAAGACCTGGCTGCTGACCATCACCGCCAATACTGCCAAGACCCGGCTCAAGCAGAGCCGCCGCGAAGTGCTGCTCGACGACCTGCCCGCCCCTCATGGCACGGTCGGCGACGAGCGTTTCGCCGATGACGGCCACTGGCTGATGGCCCCCCATACCTGGCATCAGGACAGCCCCGACGCGCTGCTCACCGAAGACGAACTGCGCCAGTGCCTGGAACACACCCTGACCAGCCTGTCCGAGCTGCAGAGCAGCGTCCTGCTGCTGCGCGAACGCCAGGGCCTGGAGCTGGAGGCGATCTGTAATCTTCTCGACATCTCGCTCTCCAATGTACGTGTGCTGCTGCATCGGGCACGCCTGAAAGTCTTCGCCACCCTGGAACATTTCGAGGAGACGGGCCAATGCTGA
- a CDS encoding anti-sigma factor family protein: protein MLTCKELVAHSSDFLDGQLTLRQRLAVRAHLAMCGNCRRFIRQMKLTQAVIRQMPEGELPELDALAERLAQNRRNQG from the coding sequence ATGCTGACTTGCAAGGAACTGGTCGCTCACTCCAGCGATTTTCTCGATGGCCAACTGACGTTGCGCCAGCGCTTGGCCGTGCGCGCGCACCTGGCCATGTGCGGCAACTGCCGACGTTTTATCCGCCAGATGAAACTGACCCAGGCGGTGATCCGGCAGATGCCCGAGGGCGAACTGCCCGAACTCGACGCGTTGGCCGAGCGCCTGGCGCAGAACCGGCGTAATCAGGGGTGA
- a CDS encoding HvfB family MNIO-type RiPP peptide maturase — translation MQLAELDGAGLGLRRGLLAELLDDEASGADFLEVAPENWIGVGGRLGKQLRALSERRPLLCHGLSLNLGGFAPLNLELLHAIKGFLDEHGVLAYSEHLSACADDGQLYDLMPLPFSEESVLRIAERVRIVQDVLQRPLIIENVSAYARLPGELDEADFVRAVLERADCQLLLDVNNVYVNSLNFGFDAATYIAAMPSERIAYLHVAGHYDQAEDLKIDTHGAPVIDPVWALLSATYAQHGLRPTLLERDFNFPPLAELYAELAHIRSLQQAAQPFNRYGT, via the coding sequence ATGCAATTGGCAGAACTGGATGGCGCCGGCCTGGGCTTGCGCCGTGGGCTGCTTGCCGAGTTGCTCGATGACGAGGCCAGCGGTGCCGACTTCCTGGAAGTGGCACCGGAGAACTGGATCGGTGTCGGCGGTCGGCTGGGCAAGCAACTGCGTGCTCTGAGCGAGCGCCGGCCGCTGCTGTGTCATGGTCTGTCCCTCAACCTCGGCGGCTTCGCGCCGCTGAATCTGGAGTTGCTGCACGCCATCAAGGGCTTTCTCGACGAGCACGGCGTGCTGGCTTACAGCGAGCATTTGTCGGCCTGCGCCGATGATGGCCAGCTATATGACCTGATGCCGCTGCCGTTTTCCGAAGAGTCGGTGCTGCGCATCGCCGAGCGCGTGCGTATCGTTCAGGACGTGCTGCAGCGACCGCTGATCATCGAGAACGTCTCGGCCTATGCACGCCTGCCGGGCGAGCTGGACGAGGCGGATTTCGTCCGGGCGGTGCTGGAGCGCGCGGACTGCCAACTGCTGCTGGACGTCAACAACGTCTACGTCAACAGCCTGAATTTCGGCTTCGATGCCGCTACCTATATCGCGGCGATGCCCAGCGAGCGCATCGCTTATCTGCATGTCGCCGGCCATTACGACCAGGCCGAAGACCTGAAGATCGACACCCATGGCGCGCCGGTGATCGATCCGGTGTGGGCGTTGCTCAGTGCTACCTATGCGCAACATGGTTTGCGCCCGACGCTGTTGGAGCGCGACTTCAACTTCCCGCCGCTGGCTGAGCTGTATGCCGAGCTGGCACATATCCGCAGCCTGCAACAGGCCGCGCAACCGTTTAACAGGTATGGCACATGA
- a CDS encoding FAD-dependent oxidoreductase, with translation MGLPIAIVGAGTAGLASAIFLARQGYSVRLLERVEHLQPVGAGILLQPSGLAVLQRLGLLAECTALGAPISRLYGTSCQGRTILDTRYHYWQPGSYGLGIHRGVLMTALLSAAQRAGVQVESGINVTRFQQSATHVRLLGDDERPLGDFAALILADGTRSTLRAQMQVRQWVRPYPWGALWSMLPMPSGLESRELRQWYRGCREMFGLMPSGCTHQARDSALTSLFWSLPLSEHDACREAGLDAWKTRVRALAGDTAEPYLQQLHDPAQLTLAAYADVRMQRWHDNRVLAIGDCAHAMSPQLGQGANMALVDAAALADALGASDTSAQQALDWSAIFSRYSDARRDHLCYYRQASRLLTPLFQSNSSALAVLRDIALTLARYNRFGRQHAVSTLVGARNGWLWSGGQKRDLHVWTGERQAWE, from the coding sequence ATGGGATTACCGATAGCGATAGTGGGGGCGGGGACGGCTGGCCTGGCCAGTGCCATCTTCCTCGCTCGCCAGGGCTACAGCGTTCGTCTGCTGGAGCGGGTCGAGCATCTGCAGCCCGTGGGCGCCGGTATCCTGCTGCAGCCCTCCGGCCTGGCCGTGCTACAGCGCCTCGGCCTGCTTGCCGAGTGCACGGCGCTGGGGGCGCCGATCAGCCGCCTGTATGGCACCAGTTGCCAGGGGCGCACCATTCTCGATACCCGCTATCACTACTGGCAGCCCGGCAGCTATGGCCTCGGTATTCACCGTGGCGTCCTGATGACGGCGCTGCTCAGCGCGGCGCAACGGGCCGGCGTGCAGGTGGAAAGCGGCATCAACGTTACCCGATTCCAGCAGAGTGCCACGCACGTTCGCCTGCTGGGTGACGATGAACGACCTCTGGGTGATTTCGCCGCGCTGATCCTGGCCGACGGCACACGTTCGACCCTGCGTGCACAGATGCAGGTCAGGCAGTGGGTGCGGCCTTATCCCTGGGGCGCGTTGTGGAGCATGCTGCCGATGCCCTCGGGGCTGGAATCCCGTGAGCTGCGGCAGTGGTATCGCGGCTGCCGCGAGATGTTCGGCCTGATGCCCAGCGGCTGTACCCACCAGGCGCGTGATAGCGCCCTGACCAGCTTGTTCTGGAGCCTGCCATTGAGCGAGCACGACGCCTGTCGCGAGGCTGGACTCGACGCCTGGAAAACGCGGGTACGGGCGCTCGCCGGTGACACAGCCGAGCCTTATCTGCAGCAACTGCACGACCCCGCGCAACTGACCCTGGCCGCCTATGCCGACGTGCGCATGCAGCGCTGGCACGATAACCGCGTTCTGGCCATCGGTGACTGCGCCCATGCCATGAGCCCGCAACTGGGGCAGGGCGCCAACATGGCGCTGGTGGATGCCGCCGCGCTGGCCGACGCCCTGGGCGCGAGCGATACGAGCGCGCAGCAGGCGCTGGACTGGTCGGCCATTTTCAGCCGCTACAGCGACGCCCGCCGTGATCACCTGTGCTACTACCGCCAGGCCAGCCGCCTACTGACGCCGCTGTTCCAATCCAACAGCAGTGCCCTTGCGGTACTGCGTGATATCGCCCTGACGCTCGCTCGGTACAACCGCTTTGGTCGTCAGCATGCCGTCAGCACCCTGGTCGGTGCGCGCAACGGCTGGCTGTGGTCTGGCGGGCAGAAGCGCGATCTGCATGTATGGACGGGGGAGCGGCAGGCGTGGGAGTGA
- a CDS encoding FMN-binding glutamate synthase family protein — protein MTLSLLSRYAFFALCVLFTLASLPFLSHDWLWPFTLLTAALSLIGTFDLLQTRHAVRRNYPILGNIRYMVEGIRPEIRQYLLEGDAEQLPFSRAQRSLVYARAKNEGGDKPFGTLNDVYRNGFEFISHSMRPAPLSDPDDFRVEIGGPQCRQPYSASLFNISAMSFGSLSANAIRALNKGAKLGNFYHDTGEGSISPYHREHGGDLVWELGSGYFGCRTADGHFDPERFTEQACTAQVKMIEIKLSQGAKPGHGGILPKHKITAEIASTRGVAMGEDCVSPSSHSAFSTPTELLQFIAQLRELSGGKPVGFKLCLGHPWEFMGIVKAMLATGILPDFIVVDGKEGGTGAAPLEFTDHIGAPLREGLLFVHNTLVGSNLRDKIRLGASGKIVSAFDIARVMAIGADWANSARGFMFAIGCIQSQSCHTNKCPTGVATQDPLRQRALVVEDKAQRVHNFHRNTLKALAEMLAAAGLAHPSQIDAKHLVQRLSASEIKLFAQQHVFLAPGELLSGEISGEFYQRMWQMARADSFEPAPA, from the coding sequence ATGACCCTTTCCTTGCTCAGCCGCTACGCATTCTTTGCCCTCTGCGTGCTGTTCACCCTGGCCAGCCTGCCCTTTCTGAGTCACGACTGGTTGTGGCCCTTCACCCTGCTCACCGCCGCGCTCAGCCTGATCGGCACCTTCGATCTGTTGCAGACTCGCCATGCGGTGCGGCGCAACTACCCGATCCTCGGCAACATCCGCTACATGGTCGAAGGCATCCGCCCGGAGATTCGCCAGTACCTGCTCGAAGGCGATGCCGAACAACTGCCGTTTTCCCGCGCGCAGCGTTCGCTGGTCTATGCCCGTGCCAAGAACGAAGGCGGCGACAAGCCTTTCGGCACGCTGAACGACGTGTACCGGAACGGTTTCGAGTTCATCAGCCATTCCATGCGCCCAGCCCCCTTGAGCGATCCAGACGACTTTCGCGTGGAGATCGGTGGGCCGCAGTGCCGCCAACCCTATTCGGCATCGCTGTTCAATATCTCGGCGATGAGCTTCGGCTCGCTCAGCGCCAATGCCATTCGCGCGCTGAACAAGGGCGCCAAGCTGGGCAACTTCTATCACGACACCGGCGAGGGCAGCATCAGCCCCTACCACCGCGAACACGGCGGCGACCTGGTGTGGGAACTGGGCAGCGGCTACTTCGGCTGCCGCACCGCCGATGGCCACTTCGACCCCGAGCGCTTCACCGAACAGGCGTGCACGGCGCAGGTGAAGATGATCGAGATCAAGCTCAGCCAGGGCGCCAAGCCTGGCCACGGCGGCATCCTGCCCAAGCACAAAATCACCGCGGAAATCGCCAGCACCCGTGGCGTAGCCATGGGTGAGGATTGCGTCTCGCCCTCGAGCCACAGCGCCTTTTCCACGCCCACCGAGCTGCTGCAGTTCATCGCCCAACTGCGCGAGCTGTCGGGCGGCAAGCCAGTCGGTTTCAAGCTCTGCCTGGGCCACCCCTGGGAATTCATGGGCATCGTCAAGGCCATGCTGGCCACCGGCATCCTCCCCGACTTCATCGTCGTCGACGGCAAGGAAGGTGGCACCGGCGCCGCGCCGCTGGAATTCACCGACCATATCGGCGCGCCGCTACGCGAAGGCCTATTGTTCGTGCACAACACCCTGGTCGGCAGCAATCTGCGCGACAAGATCAGGCTCGGCGCCAGCGGCAAGATCGTCAGCGCCTTCGATATCGCCCGGGTAATGGCCATCGGTGCCGATTGGGCCAACTCGGCGCGCGGTTTCATGTTCGCCATCGGTTGCATCCAGTCGCAGAGCTGCCACACCAACAAGTGCCCCACCGGCGTGGCCACTCAGGATCCACTGCGCCAGCGCGCCCTGGTGGTAGAGGACAAGGCCCAGCGGGTTCACAATTTCCACCGCAACACGCTCAAGGCGCTGGCCGAGATGCTCGCCGCCGCCGGCCTCGCACATCCCTCGCAGATCGATGCCAAGCACCTGGTGCAGCGCCTGTCGGCCAGCGAGATCAAGCTGTTCGCCCAGCAACACGTGTTCCTTGCACCGGGTGAGCTGCTCAGTGGCGAGATCAGCGGCGAGTTCTATCAGCGCATGTGGCAGATGGCGCGCGCCGACAGTTTCGAGCCAGCACCGGCTTGA
- a CDS encoding substrate-binding periplasmic protein, with amino-acid sequence MRLPLLASSLLLSLAAFAQEQRPLRFSVAESWAMPLMKVVDGQATDGIVYDLQMRLAQKVGRRAQMLVLPRLRIQQLLVTGGIDVRCYLNPSWLGASHHQYIWSLPFMLQRDLIVARDADPDFSLERLRGERLGTVLGFSYPPLEPLLSNGDIHREDARTQELALEKLEAGRYHYAISSQLSLDWFNRNQPQEKRLHALAQVSADLISCIVRDEPDVPTQALLRALVQMKQDGEFEAILERYR; translated from the coding sequence ATGCGCCTTCCGCTTCTCGCCTCCTCGCTCCTGCTCAGCCTTGCAGCCTTCGCACAGGAGCAGCGCCCACTGCGTTTCTCGGTGGCCGAAAGCTGGGCCATGCCATTGATGAAAGTCGTCGACGGCCAGGCCACGGACGGGATCGTCTACGACCTGCAGATGCGCCTCGCGCAGAAGGTCGGCCGCCGCGCGCAGATGCTGGTGCTGCCGCGCCTGCGTATCCAGCAGTTGCTGGTCACAGGAGGCATCGACGTGCGCTGCTACCTCAACCCGAGCTGGCTCGGCGCATCACATCACCAGTACATCTGGAGCCTGCCTTTCATGCTCCAGCGCGACCTGATCGTCGCGCGCGATGCCGACCCCGACTTCAGCCTGGAACGGCTGCGGGGCGAGCGCCTGGGGACGGTGCTGGGTTTCAGCTATCCCCCTCTGGAGCCGCTCCTGAGCAACGGCGACATACACCGTGAAGATGCCCGCACGCAGGAACTGGCCCTGGAAAAACTCGAGGCAGGCCGTTATCACTACGCGATCAGCAGCCAACTCAGCCTAGACTGGTTCAACCGCAACCAGCCCCAGGAGAAACGCCTGCATGCCCTCGCGCAGGTCAGTGCTGACCTGATCTCCTGCATCGTCCGCGACGAACCGGACGTGCCGACCCAGGCCCTGCTGCGGGCGCTGGTGCAGATGAAGCAGGACGGAGAGTTCGAGGCCATCCTCGAACGCTATCGTTAA
- a CDS encoding beta-ketoacyl-ACP synthase III, with protein MHNVVISGTGLYTPANSISNEELVASFNAYVQQFNADNAEAIARGEMEALSESSTAFIEKASGIKSRFVIDKAGILDPQRMVPRIPERSNEEWGILCEMAVGAAKQALERAGKTVADIDGVIVACSNLQRAYPAVAIEVQAALGIQGWGYDMNVACSSATFGIQAATTAIQTGQARAILMVNPEICTGHLNFRDRDSHFIFGDAATAVIIERADQATSKHQFDVVGTKLLTQFSNNIRNNFGFLNRAAEEGIGARDKLFVQEGRKVFRDVCPMVAELIAAHLAEHQLNVGDVKRFWLHQANLNMNLLIARKLLGRDAEPHEAPVILDTYANTSSAGSVIALHKNQDDLPAGSLGVLSSFGAGYSIGSVILRKR; from the coding sequence GTGCATAACGTCGTGATCAGCGGTACTGGCCTCTACACCCCGGCCAACAGCATTTCCAACGAAGAGTTGGTGGCGTCCTTTAATGCTTATGTGCAGCAGTTCAACGCCGATAACGCCGAGGCCATCGCCCGTGGCGAGATGGAGGCCTTGAGCGAGTCCAGCACGGCCTTCATCGAGAAGGCCTCGGGCATCAAGAGCCGCTTCGTCATCGACAAGGCTGGCATCCTCGACCCGCAACGCATGGTGCCGCGCATCCCCGAGCGCTCCAACGAAGAGTGGGGCATCCTCTGCGAGATGGCCGTGGGCGCTGCCAAGCAGGCGCTTGAGCGCGCCGGCAAGACCGTCGCCGATATCGACGGGGTGATAGTCGCCTGCTCCAACCTGCAGCGCGCCTACCCGGCGGTGGCCATCGAAGTGCAGGCGGCGCTGGGGATTCAGGGCTGGGGCTACGACATGAACGTGGCCTGCTCCTCGGCCACCTTCGGCATCCAGGCCGCGACCACTGCAATCCAGACCGGCCAGGCCCGCGCCATCCTCATGGTCAACCCGGAAATCTGCACCGGCCACCTCAACTTCCGCGACCGTGACAGCCATTTCATCTTCGGTGATGCCGCCACCGCAGTGATCATCGAGCGCGCCGACCAGGCCACCTCCAAGCACCAGTTCGACGTGGTCGGCACCAAGCTGCTGACCCAGTTCTCCAACAACATCCGCAACAACTTCGGCTTCCTCAACCGCGCAGCGGAAGAGGGCATTGGTGCCCGCGACAAGCTGTTCGTACAGGAAGGCCGCAAGGTCTTCAGGGACGTCTGCCCGATGGTGGCCGAGCTGATCGCCGCGCATCTGGCCGAGCACCAGCTCAACGTTGGCGACGTCAAGCGCTTTTGGCTGCACCAGGCCAACCTCAACATGAACCTGCTGATCGCCCGCAAGCTGCTCGGTCGCGATGCCGAGCCGCACGAGGCACCGGTGATCCTCGACACCTACGCCAACACCAGCTCGGCCGGTTCGGTGATCGCCCTGCACAAGAACCAGGATGATTTGCCTGCTGGTAGCTTGGGTGTTCTAAGCTCCTTCGGTGCCGGTTATTCCATCGGCAGTGTAATTTTGCGCAAGCGTTGA
- a CDS encoding HvfA family oxazolone/thioamide-modified RiPP metallophore, protein MKPLNTLTATLGAALLTSVAFTAQAASNPFAAQELSSGYSLAAGEKGQEGSCGEGKCGSEKKADKEGSCGAEKKAGTEGKCGGEKSE, encoded by the coding sequence ATGAAACCACTCAATACCCTGACCGCTACCCTGGGCGCCGCGCTGCTGACTTCCGTGGCCTTTACCGCACAGGCCGCGAGCAATCCCTTTGCCGCGCAGGAGCTGAGCAGCGGCTACAGCCTGGCTGCCGGCGAGAAGGGCCAGGAAGGTTCCTGCGGTGAAGGCAAGTGCGGCAGCGAGAAGAAAGCGGACAAAGAAGGCTCGTGCGGTGCCGAGAAGAAGGCCGGTACCGAGGGTAAATGCGGCGGCGAAAAGAGCGAGTAA